The sequence ACGCGCGGGCGTTCCCCGGCGCGGCGTAGCGGTTGCGTGAAGCCAGTTGCTTGGCCCGCAGCATTTCGTCGCGAATCCGGCCCAATTCCTGACCCATGGCCGCGCGCATGCGGCTGACCTGCTCAAAATCCGCCTTGGCACTCTCCATGCGGGCGCGCGCCTCGGTTTCGGCCCGTTGCGCCGCCGCGTAGCGGCTTTTGCCCGCCGCGTGCTCCCCGCCCTGGCTGTCCAGAGAACGCAGATTGAGCTGAGCCCGCACATGCTCGGTGACGCGCTCTTCGCGCTGTCGCCGTTTGGCTTCTTCCTCGTGCCGGGCCTGGGCCAGGCGCGTCACCAGGTCCTTTTCCGCTTCCTGCGCCTGCCGGAGCCGCCCGGCCATTTCCGCCATATCCGGCGGCCGCAGGGAAGCCGCTTCCCGTCCGGCCTCGTTCAGGCGGCGGGCGTACCCGCCCGCATCCATACGGGCCACGGGCTGCCCCGCCGCGACCATATCACCTTCACGCACGTCCAGAGCTTCCAGCCGGGCCGAAAATTCCGGCGACACCGCGTAGACCATGCCGTCCAGCATGGCCCAGGCGCTGACCGCCCGTCCGCCGTCCAGCCACCACCAGCCAACGGCCAACAGAACGAACAGCACAGCCAGAGAGATGACAAGCCGCAACCGGCGAAGCAGCCCCCCCATCGGGGGCTTTTTCCGCGTGGGCATTTCCAGATACAGGGATTCCGCCATACATGCCTCGGCAGATCAAAATGTCAGAAAAACAGATCTGGAAAAAATATGCAGATATTGTACCAGCGTCGGGAAACCGCTCTTTACAAGCCCGGTCCGGACGCATACAAAGGCGAAGCTTCCAGGGCCGCGCGGAATGACGCTTCCGGCAACCATGCCCCGGAACAGGAGAAATCATGTCCCTCATGTTCATAGTGCGTTTCTGCGCCCTGCTCTGTCTGGGCGGCGTGTTGTCCGGCTGCGCCACCCGCCCCGTGACTGTGGTGGAAAAAGAGGAATTCGTCCAGATGGCCCGGCATATGCCCAAGGAACTCCAGGCCCGCCACCTGCTGGACAGCGAGGGCTCCTATGTGGCCCCCTTTTCCCTGGCAGGTTTCAGCGACTACGGCGACACGCTCTTTCGGAGGCTCTCGCCCTCCTTCATGTTCGGCGATTCGGGGCACGTCTATCTGGGGGAAAACTTTGCCGCCACCCTCCAGCCCGACAGCCGGGTCACGCGCCGTCCCAACGGCTTCAGCATCAACCATGCCACCCAGAAGCTGACCGTCACCATGGTGGCCATTGCCGACTGGAACAACGACGGCGAGGACGAGTGGATCGTCTCCTGCCTGGTGGAACCCAAGATGGGCGGGCGCACCCGCACCTATTACGTGCTCGTGCC comes from Desulfovibrio porci and encodes:
- a CDS encoding HlyD family secretion protein, whose amino-acid sequence is MAESLYLEMPTRKKPPMGGLLRRLRLVISLAVLFVLLAVGWWWLDGGRAVSAWAMLDGMVYAVSPEFSARLEALDVREGDMVAAGQPVARMDAGGYARRLNEAGREAASLRPPDMAEMAGRLRQAQEAEKDLVTRLAQARHEEEAKRRQREERVTEHVRAQLNLRSLDSQGGEHAAGKSRYAAAQRAETEARARMESAKADFEQVSRMRAAMGQELGRIRDEMLRAKQLASRNRYAAPGNARASAPLPVQADGVLYAPVNGRVLQGSATPGQEVQSGEPVLLILPEGADAAQAYWVQAYFPLADGEAIRAGQACDIRLKPDGARLNGTVAEVLAPQPLPEGQERATTRNMTQQAKGTEVRGAALFLPVKITLDGPPSAALTPGEPVDCVIKTRNILGFSGF